In Microbulbifer agarilyticus, the DNA window GGGCTGTCTTTCAGTTGGCTCTCTGGGGTCTGGCGTTGGGTAAAGGTCACCATATCGGTGAGTGGGGCGAGTGATTTCTCAAAGCCTTCGCCCTTGATCGTCAGCGGTGTACTTTCGATGTTCATTTCCACCACCGGCACCTTCTGGAACCAGCTGGGGTTGCCGTCGCTGTCGATCGCGCCAGGTTTGAGGCCCAGTTTTTCGAACTCAGTTGCCAGGTAGTTGATGGTCAGCTCTTCGCCTTTGCTCGCCGGGGCGCGGCCTTCAAATTCGTCGGAGGCAAGGACCGCTACATGGGTGTGCAGGTCTTTTGCCAACTCAGAGATTTCGGTTTGTTCTTGCGCACTGAGTGTCGGGGCGCTAGCGGCTTCGGGTGCCAGCTTTTCGCTGGCTTCGGTTGGCGCTACGGATTCAGCGGTAGTGTTCTGCGCGGTTTGTGGTGCACTCTCGGTGGCGCTCGTCGCCTCCTGCTTGCTGCAGGCGCCCAGTGCAATCAAGCTGGACAGGGCGAGGGGCAGAGCGAGTCGCTGCAATGGTAACGGGTTCTGCATCGTGATTCCTTTTCAGGTCTTCTTTGTTATCGGTGTCGTTATCGGTGTTGTTATGGATCTTATTAAGGGTGTTTTTATTTGGCGCCTTTCATAAATGCGAGCGTTTCGCGAATCGGCGTAAAAATGTCGCGCGCGAGCTGTCGGCTGCGGGCAGGGGACCAACCCTCTACCGGGTCGGGCAGGTCGTCATTGTCCTTAAACGGCATCTCCAGGGTCAGCGCCAGGGTGCGGAACTGGTGGCCGCACCAGTTGGTGCCGACGGTCATGTTGGCTTCACCGGGTTTATCCAGCGGGTAGCCCTGTGCGGTTTGGAAGTCCGGGCTAGCCTTAACAAAGGACTCTTTGAAGAGTGACTCCAGTGCCGCGTGTTTTTCGTCGTAGCTGGGAATCCCTTCACAGCCTGCGACAAAATTGAATGGCAGTGCTTCGTCGCCATGAATGTCGAGGAAAATGTCGCCACCGATAGCGAGCATCCGCTCGCGCACCAGGAACACCTCAGGGCTCTTCTCCATGCTGGGCGATTGCCATTCACGGTTGAGGTTGGCTCCAGCCGCATTTGTGCGCAGGTGGCCGCGTACGCTGCCGTCCGGGTTCATATTCGGCACAACGTAAAACACCGTGTCCTGCAGCAGCTGCAGGGCGGCGGGGTTGGCCTCATCCAGCAGGGTTTCCAGGAAGCCCTCTACAAACCATTCGGCCATGGTTTCGCCGGGGTGCTGACGGGCAATCATCCATACCTTGTTACTTGCTTTTTCCGCATCACCAATGGTCAGCAAGGTCATGTCGCGGCCATCGAGGGTGAGACCGAGGGTTTCTACCTGTACACGATCGTCGGCCTGCACCCACGCTAACAAGTCGAGGTGGCGCTCCCAGGAGTAGGGTGCGAAATAGGCCAGGTAGATCGCGGGTTGATCCAGCTCCACGGTAAAGTCGAGAACCTTGCCATCGTACTGTGCATCGAGTCGAAACCAGTGATGGCGGTCGTAAGAGGCGCAGACGCGGTAGTTTTCCCATCCTTCCGGGTATGCGGCTTTGCCGGCGTTATTGATGCGCAGCGCGTATTTTTTGCCAATATCCCCTTCAAGACGAAAGTGGAACCATTGGTAGAAGTCGGACTCGTTGTCGATACGGATAGCGAGCTCTATGGGATCGCTATTTTTATCGATGACTTTGATGTTGCCGCTGTCAAAAGCGCTGCTGATATGCATGGATAAGCTCCATAGTGATTTTGTTCTGGCCTGCCCCCAAGTGCAGGCGTGTGCAGTTGGGGTAGGGCTGTGGGTCCAGTGAACTGAAGGATACAGCTTTGGAACCGAGGATCAGGATAGTTCAATACAACTTGGGAAAAACCTCTGCCGAGGCTTGGTTATCGAGCATAAAATATCGAAATGGCGCGGTAAACCTGATGGGGCTGATGGGAATGTACCTGGGTATGACTTGCAGGAGCGCAAAAATTAAAAAGGCGCGACGCTCTTGCGAACGCCGCGCCTCTGCCATTCCCTGGCGGCACCTGCTGAGACTACTGCTCCCTGAAATTTCTGGCGTCGGACCAATGACGACTTCTCACTGCCTCGGTCAATGCTCGGCGCGAACCACAAGCGCGCCATCAGAAATGTTGTACTGCTCCCTGACATCCCTCAGCAGGTGCTGTTTAAAGTTTAGGCAGCTATCGATGCTCGGCGCTGCCTAAGTGATCAACTTGGCGCGGATTCAGTTATCTCTTTGATGGTCGGACAACCTATACAGG includes these proteins:
- a CDS encoding M14 family metallopeptidase, which translates into the protein MHISSAFDSGNIKVIDKNSDPIELAIRIDNESDFYQWFHFRLEGDIGKKYALRINNAGKAAYPEGWENYRVCASYDRHHWFRLDAQYDGKVLDFTVELDQPAIYLAYFAPYSWERHLDLLAWVQADDRVQVETLGLTLDGRDMTLLTIGDAEKASNKVWMIARQHPGETMAEWFVEGFLETLLDEANPAALQLLQDTVFYVVPNMNPDGSVRGHLRTNAAGANLNREWQSPSMEKSPEVFLVRERMLAIGGDIFLDIHGDEALPFNFVAGCEGIPSYDEKHAALESLFKESFVKASPDFQTAQGYPLDKPGEANMTVGTNWCGHQFRTLALTLEMPFKDNDDLPDPVEGWSPARSRQLARDIFTPIRETLAFMKGAK